In Flavobacterium lacustre, a genomic segment contains:
- the pta gene encoding phosphate acetyltransferase — MNKAIYIATSEQNCGKSIISLGLMSLLIGKTAKVGYFRPIIEDFEEGGLDNHIETIISHFGLDIEFDDAYAITKSKLIKKKNKGKLGDVIDLIIEKYKRLEERFDFVLVEGTSFTGEGTAIELDINVLIAKNLGIPTIIVGSGVGKTLEELIDSLYLVYDSFKVKEVEVLAIIANKVQPENVLLVNEGLKKNLPNGVLINSIPVISSLNNPTIQEIVNELKATVLFGSAYLNNQTSNFSVGAMQLCNYLVHLKESSLVITPGDRADIILGALQANESANYPAIAGIVLTGNILPEKSILKLIEGLSTVVPIIAVEEGTYYITNKIGSIKSKIYANNKQKIETSISTFEKYVDLDTLAQKLITFEAEGMTPKMFQYNLVKRAKEHRKHIVLPEGNDERIIIAASRLLAMDVVDISIIGNKKQIENKVAELGLDFDFSKVNIINPIESKCYDDYVNTYYELRKAKNVSMAMAKDLMEDVSYFGTMMVYKGHADGMVSGAAHTTQHTILPALQFIKTKPNCSVVSSIFFMCLEDRVSVFGDCAINPNPSAEQLAEIAISSADSSLAFGIEPKVAMLSYSSGSSGKGDEVDKVRTATEIVRQKRPDLKIEGPIQYDAAVDLEVGQSKMPNSEVAGHASVLIFPDLNTGNNTYKAVQRETGALAIGPMLQGLNKPVNDLSRGCTVDDIINTVVITAIQAQGL, encoded by the coding sequence ATGAATAAGGCCATTTATATAGCAACAAGCGAACAGAATTGTGGGAAGTCCATTATTAGTTTGGGCTTGATGAGTTTGCTTATTGGTAAGACTGCCAAAGTTGGTTATTTTAGACCAATTATAGAAGATTTTGAAGAAGGCGGTCTCGACAATCATATCGAAACCATCATTTCTCATTTTGGTTTGGATATCGAATTTGATGATGCATATGCCATTACAAAAAGCAAGCTGATCAAAAAGAAAAACAAAGGAAAACTGGGTGATGTAATCGATTTGATTATTGAAAAATACAAACGTTTAGAAGAACGATTTGATTTTGTTTTGGTCGAAGGAACCAGTTTTACCGGAGAAGGAACAGCAATTGAATTGGATATTAATGTTTTAATTGCCAAGAATTTAGGGATTCCAACTATTATTGTGGGTTCTGGAGTGGGCAAAACCTTAGAAGAATTAATAGACAGTTTGTATCTGGTTTATGATTCATTCAAAGTAAAAGAGGTCGAAGTGCTGGCGATTATTGCCAATAAAGTGCAACCGGAAAATGTTTTATTGGTCAATGAAGGCTTGAAGAAAAATCTTCCGAATGGAGTTTTAATCAATTCGATTCCGGTAATATCCAGTTTAAATAACCCTACAATTCAAGAAATTGTAAATGAGTTAAAAGCCACCGTATTATTTGGTTCGGCATATTTGAACAATCAAACCAGTAATTTTAGTGTTGGTGCGATGCAGTTGTGCAATTATTTGGTGCATTTAAAAGAAAGCAGCCTTGTAATTACTCCCGGCGATAGAGCAGACATAATTTTAGGTGCTTTACAAGCCAATGAATCGGCTAATTATCCCGCAATTGCAGGAATTGTATTGACAGGAAATATACTACCGGAAAAAAGTATTTTAAAATTAATAGAAGGACTTTCGACAGTCGTACCTATTATTGCTGTAGAAGAAGGAACGTATTATATTACCAATAAAATAGGTTCTATCAAATCTAAGATTTACGCGAACAACAAACAAAAGATTGAAACATCAATAAGTACTTTTGAAAAGTATGTAGATTTGGATACTTTGGCACAAAAACTAATCACTTTTGAAGCGGAAGGTATGACACCAAAAATGTTTCAATACAATTTAGTAAAAAGAGCCAAAGAACATAGAAAACACATTGTTCTTCCGGAAGGAAATGACGAAAGAATTATTATTGCCGCTTCCCGATTACTAGCCATGGATGTTGTGGATATTTCTATTATTGGAAACAAAAAACAAATTGAAAATAAAGTAGCCGAGTTAGGTTTAGACTTCGATTTCTCTAAAGTCAATATCATAAATCCAATAGAGTCAAAATGCTACGATGATTATGTAAATACGTATTATGAGTTGCGAAAAGCCAAAAATGTTTCTATGGCTATGGCCAAAGATTTAATGGAAGACGTTTCATATTTTGGAACCATGATGGTGTACAAAGGCCATGCGGACGGAATGGTTTCCGGAGCAGCGCACACGACGCAACATACCATTTTACCGGCATTGCAGTTCATTAAAACAAAACCAAACTGCTCTGTGGTTTCCTCTATCTTTTTCATGTGTTTAGAGGATCGTGTTTCGGTATTTGGCGATTGTGCTATTAATCCGAATCCTTCAGCAGAACAATTGGCTGAAATTGCAATATCTTCTGCCGATTCCAGTTTGGCCTTTGGAATAGAACCAAAAGTAGCAATGCTTTCGTATTCATCAGGTTCATCAGGAAAAGGAGATGAAGTCGATAAAGTGAGAACAGCAACAGAAATCGTGCGTCAAAAACGTCCTGATTTGAAAATTGAAGGGCCAATTCAATATGATGCCGCCGTTGACTTGGAAGTAGGACAAAGTAAAATGCCAAATTCTGAAGTAGCAGGTCATGCCAGCGTTTTGATTTTCCCTGATTTAAATACAGGAAATAATACGTATAAAGCGGTTCAAAGGGAAACTGGAGCATTGGCAATTGGACCAATGTTACAAGGTTTAAACAAACCCGTAAATGATTTAAGTCGCGGTTGTACCGTTGATGATATTATAAATACTGTCGTAATTACGGCTATTCAAGCACAAGGATTGTAG
- a CDS encoding acetate/propionate family kinase, with the protein MKVVIINSGSSSIKYQLIDMPENAVICSGMIDRIGLETSNLTYVTDSIKVQETLPIANHKIGLEKIAQLLMDDKVGVIKSTSEIQAVGHRVVHGGSSFTKTVVITEEVKEKIRQLFDLAPLHNPANLEGINVAEEIFNTAQQVAVFDTAFHQTIPVVAHKYALPNYLLTENKIRLYGFHGTSHKYVSENAIHYLTQNSVTKGSNIITIHLGNGCSMTSVKDGKSIDHTLGFGPMNGLIMGTRSGDVDQSVIFYLVNSLGYSLDDVNTMLQKQSGMLGLTGFSDLRDIEANAENGNVECQLALDMNAYRIKKYIGAYTAVLNGLDAIVFTAGIGENSSYIRKLVCTDMDYFGLELDHAKNEVRSKEIREINTPDSRTKILVIPTNEEIEIANQVYELLLS; encoded by the coding sequence ATGAAAGTAGTAATTATAAATTCAGGAAGTTCTTCTATAAAATACCAATTAATTGATATGCCGGAAAATGCAGTGATTTGCAGCGGTATGATTGACAGAATTGGATTAGAAACATCAAATTTAACCTATGTAACCGATAGCATCAAAGTGCAGGAAACGTTGCCTATTGCCAACCATAAAATTGGGTTAGAAAAAATTGCTCAATTGTTGATGGACGATAAAGTAGGAGTGATAAAAAGTACTTCGGAAATTCAGGCTGTTGGACATCGTGTGGTGCATGGCGGCAGTTCTTTTACAAAAACAGTCGTGATTACCGAAGAAGTAAAAGAGAAAATCAGACAGCTTTTTGATCTAGCACCTTTACACAATCCGGCTAATTTAGAAGGGATTAATGTTGCCGAAGAAATCTTTAATACCGCACAACAAGTGGCTGTTTTTGACACTGCTTTTCATCAGACTATTCCTGTTGTGGCTCATAAATATGCGTTACCAAATTACCTTTTAACGGAAAATAAAATTCGTTTGTATGGTTTTCACGGAACCAGTCATAAATATGTTTCGGAAAATGCAATTCATTATCTAACACAGAATTCGGTTACCAAAGGGTCTAATATCATTACCATACATTTAGGAAACGGATGTAGTATGACCTCTGTAAAAGACGGTAAAAGTATTGATCATACGCTTGGTTTTGGTCCAATGAACGGCTTGATTATGGGAACCCGAAGTGGTGATGTCGATCAGTCTGTGATATTTTATTTAGTTAATTCGTTGGGGTATTCTTTGGATGATGTCAACACGATGTTGCAAAAACAAAGCGGAATGCTGGGGCTTACCGGATTTAGTGATTTGAGAGATATTGAAGCCAATGCAGAGAATGGAAACGTAGAATGTCAGTTGGCATTAGATATGAATGCCTATCGAATAAAAAAATACATTGGTGCTTACACAGCAGTTCTAAACGGACTTGATGCCATAGTTTTTACCGCGGGAATTGGAGAGAATTCGTCTTATATTCGAAAATTAGTTTGTACCGATATGGATTATTTCGGACTAGAATTGGATCACGCTAAAAACGAGGTTCGTTCTAAAGAAATCAGAGAAATCAACACACCGGATTCCAGAACGAAAATTTTGGTTATTCCTACCAATGAAGAAATCGAGATTGCCAATCAAGTGTATGAATTACTTTTGAGTTAA
- a CDS encoding helix-turn-helix and ligand-binding sensor domain-containing protein, producing MKSKLLYILFFILASVQLYAQELLPFVENYNKSDYQGDNQIWSVAQGNDSAMYFANNYYLLRYDGVKWEKYSLPNKTIIRSVMVDGDRIYTGSYKEFGYWFRKNGKMYYVSISNKSNVFDDSDNEEIWKIFKFKNEIYFQSFNGVFLYDGKIIKEKKFPFLVSYCFGVDNQLLVASVEKGIYKMTGSGFEKIEGWSILENNVIHAIEKHQNKTYIFTKKNGVYVEEKGVLSAWNNALNAILKTANINVAKFIKNNKLIIGTANKGVYIFDLNSGSYKNINRNNVLMNNSILSIGQDKENDLWLGLDNGIAHVEVNSPISIFYDNSGILGSVYSVVSTPKGYLMASNHGVFKYEDKQLSLIPNTQGQAWNINKINNKYLIGHNEGTFVYDNGLFYKSSPINGGWNLTKSSINNSYLQATYSGVTIYNNATDLKQYIVINKILKPIKYVAQNRKNEIWAADNNRGLYRIQYNDAYETTNVENVTQRSKIANDFGVKIFEFRNEILFLVNKSWYTYNSISNKLEANELFNANFKNISNIVSIDENHFLVLQEGLLYHIYAHDNKFIRTIIQEKYYKGKIINDNLKVFKNNENYLLNLDDGFISLHLKYANKKKSNISIEAFVDNTLVKNKEKIKYNSELRIHVISGVFGATRPNLFYKINGTKEFIPVNEGLIVLNNLNSGSYEITIYLHDGLHYDKISNFQFIVAKPWYFSFWMIALYFIIIGVILYLYYKWNNLRYIQKMKLQEEELKHQKKILEMELKAENELNSQEYEKHILELEIQSKSSEVAGKSLSIAKQSEMIEKIQGILDTETDFNKLKSEIKKAIKINSVNKHEWETFETNLNQIHNAFIVNLSKKYPNLTPKDIKLCIYLKMNLSSKEIAPMMNISFRGVELQRYRLRKKLNLVQDENLSKFLLTV from the coding sequence TTGAAAAGCAAACTACTCTACATACTGTTTTTTATTTTAGCTTCTGTGCAATTGTATGCACAAGAATTACTCCCTTTTGTAGAAAATTACAATAAATCTGATTATCAGGGTGATAACCAAATTTGGAGTGTTGCACAAGGAAATGATTCCGCCATGTACTTTGCCAATAATTATTATTTATTGCGTTACGATGGTGTAAAATGGGAGAAATACAGCTTGCCAAATAAGACCATAATTCGTTCTGTAATGGTAGATGGCGACCGGATTTATACTGGATCTTATAAAGAATTTGGCTATTGGTTCCGAAAAAACGGAAAGATGTATTATGTATCCATTTCCAATAAAAGTAACGTTTTTGATGACAGTGATAATGAAGAGATTTGGAAGATATTTAAATTCAAGAATGAAATTTATTTCCAGTCTTTTAATGGAGTTTTTCTGTATGACGGAAAAATAATTAAAGAAAAAAAATTCCCTTTTTTAGTTTCTTATTGTTTTGGTGTAGACAATCAGTTGTTGGTTGCTTCTGTTGAAAAAGGAATTTATAAAATGACCGGTTCTGGTTTTGAAAAAATAGAAGGTTGGTCTATTTTAGAGAATAATGTTATTCATGCAATTGAAAAACACCAAAACAAAACCTATATTTTTACTAAAAAAAATGGCGTTTATGTTGAGGAAAAAGGTGTTCTGAGCGCTTGGAATAATGCGTTGAATGCCATTCTGAAAACAGCGAATATCAATGTGGCCAAGTTTATTAAAAACAATAAATTAATCATAGGAACAGCCAATAAAGGGGTTTATATTTTTGATTTAAATTCTGGTTCTTATAAAAATATTAATCGAAATAATGTACTGATGAACAACTCAATTTTGAGTATTGGTCAGGATAAAGAGAATGATTTGTGGTTGGGTCTGGACAACGGAATTGCTCATGTTGAGGTTAATTCTCCAATTTCTATTTTTTATGATAATTCGGGTATTTTAGGTTCTGTTTATTCTGTGGTGAGTACTCCAAAAGGCTATTTGATGGCTTCAAATCATGGTGTTTTTAAATACGAAGACAAGCAACTTTCTTTAATTCCAAATACACAAGGTCAGGCTTGGAATATTAATAAAATAAACAATAAATACCTGATTGGTCATAACGAAGGCACTTTTGTATATGACAACGGACTGTTTTATAAATCAAGTCCAATAAATGGAGGTTGGAATTTAACCAAAAGCAGTATTAATAATTCGTATTTACAAGCCACATACAGCGGTGTAACTATCTATAATAATGCTACTGATTTGAAGCAATATATTGTTATAAATAAAATATTGAAACCGATAAAATATGTGGCTCAAAACAGGAAAAATGAAATTTGGGCTGCCGATAATAATAGAGGTTTGTATCGAATTCAGTATAACGATGCTTATGAAACCACTAATGTTGAAAATGTTACCCAACGCAGTAAAATTGCAAATGATTTTGGAGTAAAGATATTCGAGTTCCGAAATGAAATTCTTTTTTTGGTTAACAAATCATGGTACACTTATAATTCAATTTCTAATAAATTGGAAGCGAATGAATTGTTTAATGCAAATTTCAAAAACATTTCAAACATTGTTTCTATTGATGAAAATCACTTCTTGGTACTTCAAGAAGGACTTTTGTATCACATTTATGCACATGATAATAAATTCATACGCACTATTATTCAAGAGAAATATTATAAGGGGAAAATCATTAATGACAATTTAAAAGTATTCAAAAACAATGAGAATTATCTTTTAAATCTGGATGATGGTTTTATTTCGTTGCATCTCAAATATGCCAATAAGAAAAAATCGAATATAAGTATCGAAGCCTTTGTTGATAATACTTTAGTTAAAAATAAAGAGAAGATTAAATACAATTCGGAGCTTCGTATACATGTGATATCTGGAGTTTTTGGGGCAACAAGGCCTAATTTGTTTTATAAAATAAACGGAACCAAAGAATTTATTCCTGTAAATGAAGGTTTGATTGTTTTGAATAATTTAAATAGCGGTTCCTATGAAATCACTATTTACCTTCACGACGGGTTGCATTATGATAAAATTTCTAACTTCCAATTTATCGTGGCAAAACCGTGGTATTTTTCTTTTTGGATGATTGCATTGTATTTTATTATTATAGGGGTGATACTCTATTTGTATTACAAATGGAATAATTTGCGATACATTCAAAAAATGAAATTGCAGGAAGAAGAACTAAAGCATCAAAAGAAAATTCTGGAGATGGAGTTAAAAGCCGAAAATGAATTGAACAGTCAGGAATATGAAAAACATATTTTGGAACTCGAAATACAATCCAAATCATCTGAGGTTGCCGGAAAATCACTCTCTATTGCAAAGCAAAGTGAAATGATTGAAAAAATACAAGGGATTCTGGACACAGAAACCGATTTTAATAAACTCAAAAGTGAAATTAAAAAAGCAATAAAAATCAATTCAGTGAATAAACACGAGTGGGAAACTTTTGAAACAAACCTGAATCAGATACACAATGCATTTATTGTTAATCTCTCTAAGAAATATCCTAACCTGACTCCAAAGGATATTAAGCTTTGTATTTACTTAAAAATGAATCTTTCTTCTAAAGAAATTGCACCAATGATGAATATTTCTTTCCGTGGTGTTGAGTTGCAACGCTACCGATTAAGAAAGAAATTAAATCTTGTTCAAGATGAGAACCTTTCTAAATTTTTATTAACTGTATAA
- a CDS encoding SusC/RagA family TonB-linked outer membrane protein, with translation MRNFIFSFLALILLPAYMSGQVIKGKVLDQNGIGIPGAFIVASDSKTTADTDFDGNFNINAKEGEILKISMVGFDALSIKATLAPMNIKLQESKDTELKEVVVIGYGTRKKIDNTTAITSLKAEEISKTKVLNASQAIQGKAAGVQVVSSDLPGSTPSVIIRGLGTALGGRTPLFIVDGMPTENINNINTNDITSYEILKDASSLAIYGTRAANGVIIISTKKGKGDKVSVEFESFAGFREPLKKVKMAGSNKYSHYSNAALQTTTFSQDQTVNTDWFDEITRTGSYMQNNVSVSGSTENIKYFFSIGNYQEKAILNGLDYSRTTFRNNNEYKISKKLTLNQNFSFGSTNSTPKPLSAFTNAYKQSPIVPVRFSNGQYGVSWVGDDGFAGTTGSSFNNVGNPVAQLNYFDEEQKSITLQGGLKLDYEIVKSLKFTSQFNGEYYSWKNYNFDDTRAIWQSSNNPGQLSTIVYPADKNNNLLTKGRNQYFNWNLSNYLTYNKVFADIHDIELTAGIETSVKGAREQLTVARKNVNVDSNYWSLAGVDYVGSVTSYKDEVFNANKIASYFGRFQYKLMDRYLFTGTIRRDGSSNFGKDYRWGTFPAFGLGWVVTKEDFMANVKGIDLLKLRGGWGKLGNQNVPLNNQAYSSGLTSYLGGSILNEGTTINSQVDPSLSWEITEETSAGIDFELLNNRLKGSFDVYDKTTTNVILNTKPYMTSGISNSSPAHVGEVSNKGYEIALRWDDKLTDNLSYWVGGNYSNNKNELTGLKDATLAPIHGGDLSNGQWTKLLDNTSIGRPLGSFYLYEYAGFDAANGKMLYYTATGAKVTQDALDENKDKKYVGSILPTSTYGVSLGLNYKNIDFSVDGYGTSGAKVYNGKKAQRFTGENIEESLATNFWTVNNTTASNPAPFNLVPAASTYYLESGDFFRINNITLGYKIPLKGEFLNSCRIYVNAINPFITQKFSGFSPELNGNGDPYGTQGIELDAYPTLRSFVIGANLKF, from the coding sequence ATGAGAAATTTTATTTTTAGCTTTTTAGCACTCATTCTACTTCCAGCGTACATGTCTGGTCAAGTAATCAAAGGAAAGGTATTAGATCAAAATGGAATTGGAATTCCCGGAGCATTTATTGTTGCGTCCGATTCTAAGACGACTGCTGATACCGATTTTGATGGAAATTTTAATATCAACGCCAAAGAAGGCGAGATTTTAAAAATTAGTATGGTCGGTTTTGATGCTTTATCCATTAAAGCAACTTTGGCACCGATGAATATAAAATTGCAAGAATCCAAAGACACTGAATTGAAAGAAGTAGTTGTCATTGGGTACGGAACCAGAAAAAAGATTGATAATACGACTGCCATTACTTCATTAAAAGCAGAAGAAATATCAAAAACCAAAGTGTTGAATGCTTCTCAAGCTATACAAGGTAAGGCTGCGGGTGTTCAAGTAGTTTCTTCGGATTTACCCGGAAGTACTCCTTCGGTAATTATTAGAGGTTTAGGTACCGCATTAGGAGGACGAACTCCTTTATTTATTGTAGACGGTATGCCTACGGAAAATATTAATAATATTAATACCAATGATATTACATCATATGAAATTTTAAAAGATGCGTCTTCATTAGCCATTTATGGTACAAGAGCTGCAAATGGTGTAATCATTATTAGTACTAAAAAAGGAAAAGGCGACAAAGTTTCTGTTGAATTTGAAAGCTTTGCCGGTTTCAGAGAGCCTTTGAAGAAAGTAAAAATGGCAGGAAGTAATAAGTATTCTCATTATTCTAATGCTGCGTTGCAAACCACTACTTTCTCTCAAGATCAAACGGTTAACACGGATTGGTTTGATGAAATTACCAGAACAGGATCGTATATGCAAAATAACGTTTCTGTTTCCGGATCAACAGAAAATATTAAATACTTCTTCAGTATTGGAAATTATCAAGAAAAAGCTATTCTTAACGGATTAGATTATAGTCGCACCACTTTTAGAAATAACAATGAATACAAAATTTCTAAAAAACTGACTTTAAATCAAAATTTCAGTTTTGGTTCAACTAATTCGACTCCAAAACCATTGAGCGCTTTTACAAACGCTTACAAACAATCTCCAATTGTTCCGGTTCGTTTTTCAAATGGGCAATATGGCGTTTCTTGGGTAGGTGATGACGGTTTCGCAGGAACAACAGGTTCTTCGTTTAATAATGTTGGAAATCCTGTGGCTCAATTAAATTATTTTGATGAAGAGCAAAAAAGCATCACATTACAAGGTGGTTTGAAATTAGACTATGAAATTGTAAAATCATTGAAATTCACTTCTCAATTCAACGGTGAATACTATTCTTGGAAAAATTATAATTTTGATGATACTAGAGCAATCTGGCAATCTAGTAATAATCCGGGTCAGTTAAGCACAATTGTTTATCCAGCGGATAAAAACAACAACTTATTGACCAAAGGTAGAAATCAATATTTCAATTGGAATCTATCCAACTATTTAACGTATAACAAAGTTTTTGCTGATATTCATGATATTGAATTAACTGCAGGTATCGAAACTTCTGTAAAAGGAGCAAGAGAACAATTGACTGTTGCCAGAAAAAACGTAAATGTTGATTCTAATTATTGGTCATTAGCCGGTGTTGATTATGTAGGATCTGTTACCAGCTATAAAGATGAAGTTTTCAATGCCAATAAAATAGCTTCTTATTTTGGTCGTTTCCAATATAAATTAATGGACAGATACTTGTTTACAGGTACAATCAGACGTGATGGATCATCAAATTTTGGTAAAGATTACCGTTGGGGAACTTTTCCTGCCTTTGGTTTAGGATGGGTTGTTACCAAAGAAGATTTTATGGCTAATGTAAAAGGGATTGATCTTTTGAAATTAAGAGGAGGTTGGGGTAAATTAGGAAACCAAAATGTTCCGCTTAACAATCAAGCGTATTCTTCAGGATTGACCAGTTATTTAGGAGGTTCTATATTAAATGAAGGAACGACTATCAATTCTCAAGTAGATCCAAGTTTATCATGGGAAATTACCGAAGAAACATCTGCAGGTATTGATTTTGAATTATTGAACAACAGATTGAAAGGATCGTTTGATGTGTATGATAAAACAACAACAAATGTTATTTTGAACACCAAACCATACATGACTTCCGGTATCAGTAATTCTTCACCAGCACACGTTGGAGAAGTTTCTAATAAAGGGTACGAGATTGCTTTGCGTTGGGATGATAAACTGACTGATAATTTGAGTTACTGGGTTGGAGGAAATTATTCTAACAACAAAAATGAACTTACCGGTCTGAAAGATGCAACATTGGCTCCAATTCACGGAGGTGATTTATCAAATGGACAGTGGACAAAATTATTAGATAATACATCTATTGGTAGACCATTAGGTAGTTTCTATTTATATGAATATGCTGGTTTTGATGCTGCAAATGGTAAAATGTTGTATTATACTGCAACAGGTGCCAAAGTGACTCAAGATGCTTTGGATGAAAATAAAGATAAAAAGTATGTGGGGTCTATTTTACCAACTTCTACTTATGGAGTTAGTTTAGGATTAAACTATAAAAACATTGATTTTTCAGTAGACGGATACGGAACTTCTGGAGCAAAAGTGTACAATGGTAAAAAAGCACAACGTTTTACAGGAGAAAATATAGAAGAATCATTGGCAACAAATTTTTGGACAGTAAATAACACAACGGCTTCAAACCCGGCTCCGTTCAATTTGGTTCCAGCAGCTTCTACTTATTATTTAGAATCAGGTGATTTCTTTAGAATCAACAATATTACGTTAGGGTATAAAATTCCTTTGAAAGGAGAGTTTTTAAATTCTTGCAGAATATATGTGAACGCTATAAACCCATTTATTACTCAAAAATTCTCCGGTTTTTCACCAGAATTAAATGGTAATGGAGACCCTTATGGAACTCAAGGTATTGAGTTGGATGCATACCCAACATTAAGATCATTCGTTATCGGAGCTAATTTAAAATTTTAA
- a CDS encoding RagB/SusD family nutrient uptake outer membrane protein, whose product MKKIYISMFALSAYFFSGCSNDYLDVDQTESISTKDIELFNNDEGAATFVTAIYSKFLDWNMTSFSWIGLSSIASDDADKGSSPGDTGSDKDLMDALTYNASTPSTSEIFAANYEGINRCNQALSIIPQLDKADSALRARLLGEAKFLRAFMYFTLVKTYGGVPIIDHLPNPSSEEDRVMQLTRKSSEEVYAYIENDLNDAIVALPNKSAYPTSERGRASKGAAYALLAKINLYQENWQKVVDNCNLVTGYSIVSDYASMYRLAGENDAESIFEIQGTGSVPAKGISGYSNTQGARGAGGWGWGFNTPSVSLVNAYEEGDVRKGATIIFAGTTLYDGRVVPLTVENPRYNYKAYSSAFTDGWETDTNIKYLRYAEVLLMKAEALNELGQTTEAIPLLNQIRTRAGLANTTAVSQGDVRTAIWKERRVEMAMEHDRFFDLVRTGQAQAAFAVDGKTFVTGKHELFPLPQAFIAQTGGLSTQNPGY is encoded by the coding sequence ATGAAAAAGATATATATATCAATGTTTGCGCTATCCGCCTACTTTTTCTCAGGATGTTCAAACGATTATTTAGATGTAGACCAAACGGAATCTATTTCTACAAAAGATATTGAATTATTCAATAATGATGAAGGAGCAGCCACTTTTGTAACCGCAATCTACAGTAAATTTTTAGATTGGAACATGACTTCCTTTTCTTGGATTGGGTTGTCAAGCATTGCTTCAGATGATGCTGATAAAGGTTCATCTCCTGGAGATACCGGTTCCGATAAAGATTTAATGGATGCTTTGACTTATAATGCTTCAACGCCATCTACAAGTGAGATTTTTGCCGCTAATTACGAAGGAATTAACAGATGCAATCAAGCGCTAAGTATTATCCCGCAATTAGACAAAGCAGATTCGGCTTTGCGTGCACGATTATTGGGCGAAGCTAAATTCTTGAGAGCTTTTATGTATTTTACTTTGGTAAAAACTTATGGTGGTGTTCCGATTATTGATCATTTGCCAAACCCATCTTCTGAAGAAGACAGAGTGATGCAACTAACCCGTAAATCAAGCGAAGAAGTATATGCTTATATCGAAAATGATTTGAATGATGCTATTGTTGCTTTACCAAACAAATCAGCATACCCGACTTCAGAAAGAGGAAGAGCTTCAAAAGGTGCTGCTTATGCTTTGTTGGCAAAAATAAATTTATACCAAGAAAATTGGCAAAAAGTAGTAGACAACTGTAATTTGGTTACAGGATATTCTATTGTTTCAGATTATGCTTCCATGTATAGATTAGCCGGAGAAAATGACGCTGAATCTATTTTTGAAATTCAAGGTACAGGTTCTGTTCCGGCCAAAGGAATCTCAGGATATTCTAATACACAAGGTGCTCGTGGTGCCGGTGGTTGGGGTTGGGGTTTCAATACACCATCAGTAAGTTTAGTAAACGCTTATGAAGAAGGGGATGTTCGAAAAGGGGCAACTATCATTTTTGCAGGAACTACATTATACGATGGCAGAGTAGTGCCATTAACGGTTGAAAATCCGAGATACAATTATAAAGCGTATTCTTCTGCTTTTACAGATGGTTGGGAAACCGATACAAATATCAAATATTTGAGATATGCTGAAGTATTATTGATGAAAGCCGAAGCATTAAACGAATTAGGACAAACTACTGAGGCTATTCCTTTGTTGAACCAAATTAGAACAAGAGCGGGATTAGCAAACACAACTGCTGTTTCGCAAGGTGACGTGAGAACTGCAATCTGGAAAGAAAGAAGAGTAGAAATGGCAATGGAACATGATAGATTCTTTGACTTAGTTAGAACAGGTCAAGCTCAAGCTGCTTTTGCCGTTGACGGAAAAACATTTGTTACCGGTAAACATGAATTGTTTCCATTACCACAAGCTTTCATTGCACAAACAGGTGGATTATCAACACAAAATCCTGGGTATTAA